From one Bacteriovorax sp. BAL6_X genomic stretch:
- the metG gene encoding methionine--tRNA ligase: MTKNTFYATTAIDYPNGRPHIGHAYEKIVTDSYVRWNKILGKETHFLTGTDENGQKLIESAKAAGLDTLEFVNANVEIFKELCTKANIQYDDFIRTTEDRHAETCVELWKNLEAKGLIYHGHYSGNYCLSCESFYTEAQAPDGNCPEHHKPLELKEEEGFFFKLSEYQKWIIDHLKANPDFIVPAARYKEILSRLENDDLRDLAISRPSQGWGVSVPGNDNFVMYTWFDALINYYSALDKEQEAKFWPADMHVIGKDILWFHSVIWPCMLKAADLPLPKQVYVHGMVLAEDGKKMSKSLGNVVDPFEMLEKYPTDTFRYYMLKNISSSGDGKFSEQELVDKHNSELANDYGNLLMRVIKLGLKSFPDKVYTAQGVTQEIDALPHFERAKEFMERREHNKAIDAIWDLIVSLNQYVNDKEPWKHKADEAAFAPIAYNCFYGMAAASYMLQAFLPECTKTALEYIGSSVNGSELMEFGKATYTPQPPEALFPKVELK; the protein is encoded by the coding sequence ATGACTAAAAATACATTCTACGCAACTACTGCGATTGATTATCCAAACGGAAGACCACACATTGGTCACGCTTATGAAAAGATCGTAACTGACTCATACGTTCGTTGGAATAAAATTCTTGGAAAAGAAACTCACTTCCTAACAGGAACAGATGAGAACGGACAAAAGCTAATTGAATCAGCAAAAGCTGCAGGACTTGATACTCTTGAGTTCGTAAATGCTAATGTTGAAATTTTCAAAGAGCTTTGTACAAAAGCAAATATTCAATATGATGACTTCATTAGAACAACTGAAGATCGTCATGCTGAAACTTGTGTTGAACTGTGGAAGAACCTAGAAGCAAAGGGACTAATCTACCACGGTCACTACTCAGGGAATTACTGTCTTTCATGTGAGTCTTTCTATACTGAAGCGCAAGCTCCAGATGGTAATTGTCCAGAACACCACAAACCACTTGAGCTAAAGGAAGAAGAAGGTTTCTTCTTTAAGCTAAGCGAATATCAAAAATGGATTATCGATCACCTAAAAGCAAATCCAGACTTTATCGTGCCAGCTGCACGCTACAAAGAAATCCTCTCTCGCCTTGAAAATGACGACCTAAGAGATCTTGCTATCTCTCGTCCAAGCCAAGGTTGGGGTGTAAGCGTTCCAGGAAATGACAACTTTGTTATGTACACTTGGTTTGATGCTCTCATTAACTACTACTCTGCTTTAGATAAAGAGCAAGAAGCTAAGTTTTGGCCAGCTGATATGCACGTTATTGGTAAAGACATTCTTTGGTTCCACTCAGTAATTTGGCCATGTATGCTAAAGGCCGCAGACCTGCCACTTCCAAAACAAGTTTATGTTCACGGAATGGTTCTTGCTGAAGATGGAAAGAAAATGAGTAAGTCTCTTGGAAATGTTGTTGATCCATTTGAGATGCTTGAAAAATACCCAACGGATACTTTCCGTTACTATATGCTAAAGAATATTTCTTCTTCAGGAGATGGAAAATTCTCTGAACAAGAATTAGTTGATAAGCACAATAGTGAACTTGCAAATGACTACGGTAACCTTCTTATGAGAGTTATCAAATTAGGTCTTAAGAGCTTCCCTGATAAGGTTTATACTGCACAAGGTGTAACTCAAGAAATCGATGCGCTTCCACACTTTGAGCGCGCTAAAGAGTTTATGGAAAGACGTGAGCACAATAAAGCAATCGATGCGATCTGGGACCTAATCGTTAGCCTAAACCAATACGTTAACGACAAAGAACCATGGAAACACAAAGCTGATGAAGCAGCATTTGCACCAATCGCTTATAACTGTTTCTATGGAATGGCCGCCGCATCTTATATGCTTCAAGCTTTCCTTCCTGAGTGTACAAAGACTGCTCTTGAATATATTGGTTCAAGTGTAAACGGGTCTGAGCTTATGGAATTTGGTAAGGCGACTTATACGCCACAACCACCGGAAGCGCTTTTTCCTAAGGTTGAACTTAAATAA